Part of the Cuniculiplasma divulgatum genome, TCTCTTCATCATAAGGATAATTTACAATGTCTAAACCTCTGAAGCCCAGAGCCCCAAATTTCGCGGCACTTATATGGCCACCACCTGACAGATCTGGAGCACAAATCCTTTCCATAGGTTTTGTAAGGCCAAAAATAACTCCCATGTTGGCATTTGTTCCAGACACTGGCCTGGGATCAAACTGTGGTGCGTTATATAACTTCTTTCCCAGTTCTATGACCTTGTCTTCCAGCTGATCTACAAAGAAGTTTCCCTGATAGTATCTCTGATGAGGCAAACCCTCTGCATACCTGTGACCAAAGTCTGTGAGAAGCATCTCCATTGCCAGAGGACTCATCACATTTTCCGAGGCAATCAGGGGAATGCTTTCTTCAAACATTTTATTGTGTTTCTTTGCAAGATCCCTAATTTCCATTGCATCACTGAAAAATTTATCCATGGATATTGATGCATGTGAAATATTTTAACGTATGGTGATCTGAAATAATGGACGTATATTATTAATTTCATTTCCCAACTTCATGAATATGTGACATATGAAGTAAAGACAGCGAACACTTAAGAAAAGGGATCCAATACCCATCAACCGCTGTGATGAATTCAGCCTTGACTGATTTGTGATGAATGACAGGCAGACTGAGCGGTTAAAATCAGCAATAATTCTTTTAAAATGTTAAAATTTTGTTTTATCTCACACGTTCAAGTGAGAAGGATCCAAGATCAAAAGTTTCTCCCCTGTTGTAGACTTCTACCCATTCCCTTGTTCTTGCGTTAGATAAACCTACAACTTTCACATACTGTTTTGCATTAACTATTCTGAATTGAATGGTCCCATCCATTATGTAGCTGATAGTTTCAAAAACCTTTTGATCAAAGAGCCCATCTTCAAGCATATACAGTGCTGTGCACCTGCTCGCCTTCCTTTTCTGTGTGAATTGCTGTGTGAATTTCATGAAAACCTTCTCGTCAAACTGTGGAACGAACGCTGTAAGAGAAATGAATACAAGTCTGTAAAATGGGTATGTTCTGAGTAATTCCTGTTCAATCGTTTCCACAGATTTCAAAAGCAGGCTGAGGTTTGATATATTATCTATAACAACCGCTTTTTTAGATGGGCTCTGAGACTGAATGGATTTTGAATAAAGGTCAATAAACCTGATCAGTCCATCATCTTCAAAACCGTCCACGACTTCCGGTTCTACACTTAGAGTCTGGGCAATTTCATACTTTATCTGGTTAAGGTCTTTATCTGCTGTGATAATGACCACTGGCACGTTTTCTTTGATGGAGTTGGCCATGAAATTAGTTGCAAGCATATCCTTTGAGGTGAAAGGTGCACCAAACAGAACCACATTTGATGGCATGGGTAAACCGCCTAGAAGAAGTTCATCTATCTTGGAAATACCTGTTGAAATTTTTTGGTTCTTCCTTAGTGCAATAGGATCTTTCAAATCCACAAG contains:
- a CDS encoding RAD55 family ATPase, whose amino-acid sequence is MESNEITSKIAELQQVKENLERTIRMAEEKKKEIENMLQSLVKIDSASVPQIKVEEAKKALVDLKDPIALRKNQKISTGISKIDELLLGGLPMPSNVVLFGAPFTSKDMLATNFMANSIKENVPVVIITADKDLNQIKYEIAQTLSVEPEVVDGFEDDGLIRFIDLYSKSIQSQSPSKKAVVIDNISNLSLLLKSVETIEQELLRTYPFYRLVFISLTAFVPQFDEKVFMKFTQQFTQKRKASRCTALYMLEDGLFDQKVFETISYIMDGTIQFRIVNAKQYVKVVGLSNARTREWVEVYNRGETFDLGSFSLERVR